A region of the Dysidea avara chromosome 9, odDysAvar1.4, whole genome shotgun sequence genome:
ccattaaggattttcccacaaagttatgttgtaatagttgccatcatttaaatcacttgtttcattgctttttatcaTTTGATCCCTCTACTTCCACTTCTAAATTAACTCACTTACTACTTAAAGATCCAATATCAGGTGTCCAAAAATGCTCAGATGCTCATATGTCCAGAATTACATTTGTATTTTATGTAATGAAACCATGTGCTACATGTAGTTTTATCATAAACACAGGTAGTTGTAAAAGACTACCTTGGACCCTTTCACCTGCTAGATATTGTTGTCATTGTGGGTTGTCTTATTTGACAAATATGCATAGTAATAGATGAAAGGTCTAACTATGGTTTTAACAAGCCTGCGTGGGTGAGGcataactgctctattatggtgaatgttctattaggttaTATTGATTTTGCGTGACAAGTTTCTGAAAACCTCTGAGACCAATCTGGAATTTCATACCACTGCATGCAGTTTTCACTCAGCATTGTATTAGGTAAACTAGATAGTATAAAGGTCATTGAAAgttgttaaaattttgaatCCAAATATCATCGTCAGTAAAACACAACAAGTCCTGTATACAATGAGAGATAGTTATGATGTTGCATGTAACTTCTCAcatgcactacactacacccacacacacacacacacacacacacacacacacacacacacacacacacacacacactacactacacacacacacacactcactcacacacacacacacacccacgcacacaccacacgcacgcatgcacacacactacacacacacacacacacactacactacacaatacactacactacattacacacacacacacccacgcacacaccacacgcacgcacgcacacactacactacacacacacactacactacacaatacactacacacacacacacacactacacacacactcacacacactacactacacacacaactacacacacactacacacacacactacactacacactacactacacacacacacactacacacacacacactacacacacacactacacacacactacactacacactacactacacacacacactacacacacactacactacacacacacacacacacacacacacacacactacacacacacaaacacacacactacacacacacactacactacacacatacactacactacacacacacactacacacacacactacacacacacacaaacacacacacacaaacactacacacacacactacactacacacacacactacactacacacacacactacacacacactacacacacacacacactacacacacacacacacacacacacattacacacacacacactacacacacacactacacacacacacacacacacacactacacacacacaaacacacacactacactacacacacactacacactacacacactacacacacacaaacacacacactacactacacacacacacacacacacactacacacacacaaacacacacacactacacactacacacactacactacacacacacacacacacacacacacaaacacactacactacacacacactacacacacacacacactacactacacacacatactacacacacacacacacgcacactacacaccttgGTAGACTTCTGGAACTGTTCCATATAAGTGATAAACTTCTTGTTAACATCAGTTAATACTGGTTCCTTGTTGTCACTGTCCACACTAACTGCTCCTTCCAGTTCCCTACAGTAGTAATGATACTGTATTAGGGATATAATATCCATACCAGACCATTAATATACTACTGCATAACCTTATCACATGTGAAGCAACAAGATGACCACTATTTATGGTCATCTACAAATGGTACCATCACATGTCGCTGGCTGGCAcacatactccaatagagcagtcacaagcAGTTCATAGCATGTAGCTTTTCTATAAGCATTTTACTTCCCATCACTTCTTGTCAGGCCCAGACACCACTAAATATCTCAGTAGACATCAACAGTCAGTTAGTCCCAAGTGTCACCATTGTGCGGGTCCCACATACATACATTTACCACACAGATAcccacacacacagagagagaCGGGGAAATAGCCAACTCACTTGAAGTGTCTGATGGTCACTACCAGTTCCAACACATCATTACAACGTTCCATAAAAGTGTTCAATTGTAGGAATACTGCAGCATTGCCATGATGTTAGTTTCAGCCCCCCTGTAGATGGAGTACTGCCATGATCAGTAGTCCTACAAACACACAGTAACAAATGGGACTACAATCAATAAAAGCTCTCTAACTAAATGTACATAAATGACAacttttaattttatttattaagactttacagcacaagtgctaaaggtctgcctggtcctacagcctgttttaaagttgttccagaaagtgtgtttgaaaaggtggagaaaggagaaaaaatccatgactgaacCTTAGCAGCCTCGAAcatgcagccatccgatttacgaaCACTAACTGCACTACACAAGCGACTGTACTCCGTAGACTTCCAACCTTCGCGTCGAATCGCTGCCTCCCAAGCTTCCCTCCTATTCTCTGGGAAGCGATGAAAACTATACTCGCAGGATCCCTGCTCATAGTCACAATTGTACCCGACACAGTTGAAAGGCATTACTTAGAACACGTCCAAAATGGCGACTGTCAAAACACTGCCAGATTCGGTTACGTAATCCTCAATACGTCATGCGGTATACGATAATATGCGTGACTTCGTAATCTTCTGAAGACCTCTATACTTAGCTATATATTCCGGCACAGTATAGAAACTTGTGGTTAGTGGGTACTAGAAGAAAGAACTAAACTGGCAAGCAGCCGTATAGTTCTTAATTACCTAGCTAAACCTCTATGTcagagtagctagctaactacgtGTCAAATCCAGTATCTAATAAAGAATGCTACAGGTCGAACAAAGAAGGAGcataatgtgtattgtatttgaaAGTGTGGTTTGAGGTCTAGTAGaggtagctagtagctactgCACACAAGGTATAAATAGCCTACGTGCTGTGACAGGCATCAGATAAACTGCATTTGCGTAACCATATGGCTGATAGGGCTACTCAATCCGATCGAATTACCCTGCAGAAGGGAGAACAGCAAGCTGATGTGTTCATGCATCAAGTGACTACTGAAAATCTCCGCCGCTTGTTTcaggttagctatagctagctaacagagGGACGTGGATCTACCTTGCAGGATTGCTATGGCTAGCTATATCATAGCTATACGTACAGTGTATAATGGTGttttttattatatatatatatttttttgttttaaactagctatagctaagtacttCATAGATTGCATTTTTTTCCTTTCACATACAGGTTGACCCTtcagtaggcattccagactgatcttaaaattttggaaaaacgggctttttatatgctcaatagatagagtattgattgctgatctcagaaatatatagtttgttgggttggaattagctactttgtcCTCATGATAAAGCCCAGATATTTGTGAATATCACAGAATCTACGGCTCACACTGAGTTTATATTGGCTGCGATACAACAAAAGTGGGGATCGGATCACGTTATTGTGACAAAAAATGGCCTaaaaattgaaaattcatcTGCCACTCAAGGTAGCTAGCTGTATGTAAAAGCAATgtgcatatactgtacacagtaacaATACAGGACTTGTGGTTTACCGTATGTATAACTTTATCATTTTCAGGGTTAGCTTTCTGGAAGGCACCCAGAAGGAAATTATATGCCGTGACACAGAGGGATCTTAATATGATTCAAGATGATGCTGACGATGACATTGACGAAGAGCTGGCACCTCGTGCTGCCAAAAGgatcaaaaatgaactgagggaTATGAGGGATGAGTTTAGAGGCTTAAGATCAATCATTGAAAGGACATTGCCAATCTCATTAAGGGACAAACTGAAAGATATATTAAAATGTTGTATATGTCAGGTGGTCCCGATAAGGCCACCGATGGTTGTATCAATGTGCTGCAAGTCAATCGTAGGATGTGAACAATGTGTTCAGCAGTTGCTGGCAACCAGTCATTCAGCAAATTGCCCGCTGTGCAGGGACACGGACTTTGAGACTGTCAAAGTTCTCGGTCTTGATGGCTTGATTACTGCTGTAAGCAGTTACTTAGAAGATGAGACTGACACTGCTGGAGATGAGAGTTGACCAAAGTtaaactgtatagctagctagtagtttGTTGTAACCTTcttcattattataattacagGTATATTTCACTTGAATTAATATTTGTTATTGTAGTCATTGTAGCTATCTAGCTACATTGctcatattatttattatttgtattgTAAGTGATCACATGCAATCTTTAAATTGACATTAAAtttaaaacaaacaagttgaaAGTCAAGGAGAGGATGGGGATGGGGTTTAGAGAAACTAAAATAAAACTAGATGATATCTGGCCGTATATGACTGTTGACATGAAAGTGCTTATAACACAGGTTACGTAGCAACGCGCATGATCAACCAAGTCTCACGATCACGTGACAAATTCAAAATTATAGCGGTTTTCACGAGTGATCCGGCATGACTGGAGAAGAAGCAGTGAAGATTTGCAACAGACATGGACCATGGGCTATGAAATACACTAGTAAGTGTTCCGTAttctacagtatatgcatatacatgcaCGCATGTTCccaagctacgtagctagctaaccAACCAGGACTGAAGGCTGCAGAGCTCAGTTGCCGTGTCATGtgtatctatagctagctagctaagtacAAATGTGAAtttatttgtcaaatcccctagtGTCAAGGGAGAAAGGCTACGTAAAGTAAAAAACAAGTGGAAAAAAAATTTTAGATGGAAGACATTCAAAACAATTAGACCAGACCTCAAACAATGGAAGTGACCAGTGCTAATTATAACCAGTGCTACCACATTGGCTTCTAAAATAAATTGccagaacaacaacaacaacaacaaaaaaccactcctttttctattatgcaatccatgtggtacataaatataacttctattgttcaaccaaccattgtaccatttaaccagtgtggttttgtttcatttgggatTACCATATGTGTGCATCGAACCACTGGACTGAACTATACTATGACCACCCTTCTATTTCCATtctgcaatccatgtggtacatatatattttattttatttcgattgtttaacaattgcagtgtgattgtgccatgtatcatgtgtgtgtgtgtgtgtgtgtgtgtgtgtgtgtgtgtgtgtgtgtgtgtgtgtgtgtgtgtgtgtgtgtgtgtgcaagtacGGCAAACATGTGGAGAGTGTGTGAAAAAGGGGGGGGGAATCATGGCTAGCACAAGTAAAATACCGGTGGAGGAGAGGATATATAGTTTGTGCAGTACATCAAAAGGTGCATACAACCACtttatggctataattatatgatcgtTTTACAATCATATCGCTTCATACGTCCAAACAATTTCAAATCTAGCCAGGCTTGTagtcagtgtagctatacagccAGACCATATGACAATTATATGatatttttattaattaatttaaaaataattttccttTGTCTTCCCCAGCATATCGTCTGCTATATAGTTATTGGCCAGTTGGTTTATTTTGTTTAttcatttttttgtttaaaaaaaaatatcgATTTGACAGTTATGGTACAGCTACAAGCTAACAATACAtgcagttgatatatagatggCTAGATTGTGGTGTAGATGAAATGTACAAGTCGTGCATGTTGTCTCAGTCGAAATTAAAGCAGGAAGGATACTTTTTTTTTTAGATGGAAGACATGCAAAACAATTAGACCAAGCCTCAAACAATGGAAGTGACCAGTGCTAATTATAACCATTGCTACCACATTGGCTTCTAAATTAAACAgccagacacacacacaaaaaaaaccactcctttttctattatgcaatccatgtggtacataaatataacttctattgttcaaccaaccattgtaccatttaaccagtgtggttttgtttcatttgggatTACCATATGTGTGCATCGAACCACTGGACTGAACTATATACTATGACCACCCTTCTATTTCCATtctgcaatccatgtggtacatatatattttattttatttcgattgtttaacaattgcagtgtgattgtgccatgtatcatgtgtgtatgtgcgtgtgtgtgtgtgtgtgtgtgtgtgtgtgtgtgtgtgtgtgtgtgtgtgtgtgtgtgtgtgtgtgtgtgtgtgtgtgtgtgtgtgtgtgtgtgcaagtacGGCAAACATGTGGAGAGTGTGTGAAAAAGGGGGGGAAATCATGACTAGCACAGGTAAAGTACCGGTGGAGGAGAGGATATATAGTTTGTGCAGTACATCAAAAGGTGCATACAACCACtttatggctataattatatgatcgtTTTACAATCATATCGCTTCATACGTCCAAACAATTTCAAATCTAGCCAGGCTTGTagtcagtgtagctatacagccAGACCATATGACAATTATATGatatttttattaattaatttaaaaataattttccttTGTCTTCCCCAGCATATCGTCTGCTATATAGTTATTGGCCAGTTGgtttatttttgtttattcattttttttgttaaaaaaaAATATCGATTTGACAGTTATGGTACAGCTACAAGCTAACAATACAtgcagttgatatatagatggCTAGATTGTGGTGTAGATGAAATGTACAAGTCGTGCATGTTGTCTCAGTCGAAATTAAAGCAGGAAGGATACTTTTTTTTTTAGATGGAAGACATGCAAAACAATTAGACCAAGCCTCAAACAATGGAAGTGACCAGTGCTAATTATAACCATTGCTACCACATTGGCTTCTAAATTAAACAgccagacacacacacaaaaaaaaaccactcctttttctattatgcaatccatgtggtacataaatataacttctattgttcaaccaaccattgtaccatttaaccagtgtggttttgtttcatttgggatTACCATATGTGTGCATCGAACCACTGGACTGAACTATATACTATGACCACCCTTCTATTTCCATtctgcaatccatgtggtacatatatattttattttatttcgattgtttaacaattgcagtgtgattgtgccatgtatcatgtgtgtatgtgcgtgtgtgtgtgtgtgtgtgtgtgtgtgtgtgtgtgtgtgtgtgtgtgtgtgtgtgtgtgtgtgtgtgtgtgtgtgtgtgtgtgtgtgtgtgtgtgcaagtacGGCAAACATGTGGAGAGTGTGTGAAAAAGGGGGGGAAATCATGACTAGCACAGGTAAAGTACCGGTGGAGGAGAGGATATATAGTTTGTGCAGTACATCAAAAGGTGCATACAACCACtttatggctataattatatgatcgtTTTACAATCATATCGCTTCATACGTCCAAACAATTTCAAATCTAGCCAGGCTTGTagtcagtgtagctatacagccAGACCATATGACAATTATATGatatttttattaattaatttaaaaataattttccttTGTCTTCCCCAGCATATCGTCTGCTATATAGTTATTAGCcagttgatttatttttgtttattcatttttttgtttaaaaaaaaaattatcgatTTGACAGTTATGGTACAGCTACAAGCTAACAATACATacagttgatatatagatggCTAGATTGTGGTGTAGATGAAATGTACAAGTCGTGCATGTTGTCTCAGTCGAAATTAAAGCAGGAAggatactttttttttttagatGGAAGACATGCAAAACAATTAGACCAAGCCTCAAACAATGGAAGTGACCAGTGCTAATTATAACCATTGCTACCACATTGGCTTCTAAATTAAACAgccagacacacacacaaaaaaaaccactc
Encoded here:
- the LOC136266493 gene encoding uncharacterized protein, with protein sequence MADRATQSDRITLQKGEQQADVFMHQVTTENLRRLFQLLCPHDKAQIFVNITESTAHTEFILAAIQQKWGSDHVIVTKNGLKIENSSATQGLAFWKAPRRKLYAVTQRDLNMIQDDADDDIDEELAPRAAKRIKNELRDMRDEFRGLRSIIERTLPISLRDKLKDILKCCICQVVPIRPPMVVSMCCKSIVGCEQCVQQLLATSHSANCPLCRDTDFETVKVLGLDGLITAVSSYLEDETDTAGDES